GCCCTCGGGCAACCTGTGCTCATCAAGGAAGCTGCTCAGCGCTGAGGCGGTCGAGAGTCGGGTTTCCTCTTCAATCTCGATCACAAGAGGCTGAAGTCCCGCCTCTTTCATCGCGGCAAGGTAACCCGTGTGGCGCCGCTCTTCTGGGTACACCTGAACCACCCATTTCAACGTGACGTGCGCAACCTCTCGGCACCCGTTCTTGATAAGATCTAGGGTTGCCGACTTTGCCGCATCATAAACGTCGAATCCAACCGCGTCGCCGTTCTCGTAAAGTTCGGTCCCCATCACCACGACTGGGGTCGAGAGATTTGACTTGTCCGCCCGGAATGCGGCGATTGCCGGCCCTGCGTCTACGGCAAACACACCGTCCACGGGCCAGTCCGGAAGGCGCGTTATCGGTTCAGCTCCGTGGGCTCGAGGGTTATCCAAAGCCGTGATCATCACGTTGTAGCCCGCCGCTTCAGCCCGGGTGGTGATCGCTCGCAAGGCGCGCAAGTGGTTTGCGGTGACGCGATCAAGCGACATCCACACCGCCACGACGTTCGATCTGCCCGACTTCATCGCCTGGGCAATTCGGTTGGGTCGGTACCCTACCTTCTCTGCCGCGAGAACGACTCTCTGTCGGGTCGACTCCGGCAGGCGAACACTCGCCGTGTCCGACAAGACGTGCGAAACGGTCTGGACAGAAACGCCCGCCTCAGCCGCGACGTCGGCGAGGGTCACCCGCGAGTTACTGCTCTGTATACGTTTTGACATACGAACTATCTTGCTTGGGTCTGGGAGTAACGCTG
The sequence above is drawn from the Chthonomonas sp. genome and encodes:
- a CDS encoding LacI family DNA-binding transcriptional regulator, translated to MSKRIQSSNSRVTLADVAAEAGVSVQTVSHVLSDTASVRLPESTRQRVVLAAEKVGYRPNRIAQAMKSGRSNVVAVWMSLDRVTANHLRALRAITTRAEAAGYNVMITALDNPRAHGAEPITRLPDWPVDGVFAVDAGPAIAAFRADKSNLSTPVVVMGTELYENGDAVGFDVYDAAKSATLDLIKNGCREVAHVTLKWVVQVYPEERRHTGYLAAMKEAGLQPLVIEIEEETRLSTASALSSFLDEHRLPEGIVAFSDGLAINVARVAFGAGYRIPDDCRIWGYGNLPESEDYRVPISTVQIPVEQIVNQSWTWLMERIENGSLPSRSIEFPMELIERESSR